One region of Aeromicrobium sp. Sec7.5 genomic DNA includes:
- a CDS encoding alpha/beta hydrolase fold domain-containing protein gives MPSLVEWRVDERPPRLWTRLYVAVMWVLRDKRAFTGQEQTVWIVRPRRRRPAARVLYLHGGGYVHPLTPDYWRLVRALTAAPAEVVVPAYPLAPVAHVDDVVPRLVALARSLDDLPLVVMGDSAGGALSLVLAGHLRGAARRPDAVVLLSPWLDATLDEDQVSDLEATDPMLEETGLRAAGRWWSGGRTTTDPDVSPVFGNLDGLPPVDVHVGAHDILRPAVELLAQRADRADDVVLTVHERTAMFHVWMTRFVPEGAQTRRILRDRVRAVARPTEPRHP, from the coding sequence GTGCCGTCCCTGGTCGAGTGGCGCGTCGACGAGCGCCCGCCACGCCTGTGGACCCGACTGTACGTCGCCGTCATGTGGGTACTGCGCGACAAGCGTGCGTTCACGGGTCAGGAGCAGACCGTCTGGATCGTTCGCCCACGGCGGAGACGTCCGGCCGCACGGGTGCTGTACCTCCACGGGGGCGGGTACGTGCACCCGCTGACCCCGGACTACTGGCGGCTCGTGCGAGCCCTGACGGCTGCCCCGGCCGAGGTCGTCGTCCCGGCCTACCCGCTCGCCCCGGTGGCGCACGTGGACGATGTCGTGCCGCGGCTCGTGGCCCTCGCCCGCTCGCTCGACGACCTGCCGCTCGTCGTCATGGGCGACTCGGCTGGCGGCGCCCTGTCCCTCGTCCTGGCCGGACACCTGCGCGGGGCGGCCCGGCGCCCGGACGCCGTCGTGCTCCTCAGCCCATGGCTCGACGCGACCCTGGACGAGGACCAGGTCTCTGACCTCGAGGCCACGGATCCCATGCTGGAGGAGACCGGCCTGCGGGCCGCCGGACGCTGGTGGTCGGGAGGTCGGACCACCACGGATCCGGACGTCAGCCCCGTGTTCGGGAACCTGGACGGACTGCCGCCGGTCGACGTGCACGTGGGCGCCCACGACATCCTTCGGCCCGCGGTCGAGCTGCTCGCGCAGCGTGCCGATCGGGCCGACGACGTCGTGCTGACCGTGCACGAACGCACCGCGATGTTCCACGTGTGGATGACCCGCTTCGTCCCCGAGGGGGCGCAGACCCGGCGCATCCTACGGGACCGGGTCCGCGCGGTGGCGCGACCCACGGAGCCGCGCCACCCCTGA
- a CDS encoding class I SAM-dependent methyltransferase, with translation MTELEKDAAVPARDRLAFGPLDIVFDDSVLVPRPWTIAQSTWARELLESAPAGGVLELCSGAGHIGLASVHATDRRLVQVDRDPHACDLARENAAAAGVAAEIRCGSLSEVLRDDDRFALVIADPPWVPSAGVEVFPDDPVWAIDGGDDGLDVARECVRVAARHLAPDGVVLLQVGSPEQFAQLDDTLRECGLAAIEVRSLAGGALAALRPQ, from the coding sequence ATGACCGAGCTCGAGAAGGACGCCGCAGTCCCCGCGCGCGATCGCCTGGCCTTCGGGCCCCTGGACATCGTCTTCGACGACAGCGTCCTCGTGCCGCGGCCGTGGACGATCGCGCAGTCCACGTGGGCCCGTGAGCTGCTCGAATCCGCCCCGGCAGGTGGCGTGCTCGAGCTGTGCAGCGGCGCCGGGCACATCGGTCTGGCGTCCGTGCACGCCACGGACCGGCGCCTGGTCCAGGTCGACCGTGACCCGCACGCGTGCGATCTGGCCCGCGAGAACGCGGCCGCGGCCGGCGTGGCTGCCGAGATCCGGTGCGGGTCCCTGTCCGAGGTCCTTCGCGACGACGACCGTTTCGCCCTCGTGATCGCCGACCCGCCCTGGGTCCCGTCGGCCGGGGTCGAGGTGTTCCCCGACGATCCGGTGTGGGCGATCGATGGTGGCGACGACGGCCTCGACGTCGCGCGGGAGTGCGTCCGGGTGGCCGCCCGTCACCTCGCGCCGGACGGCGTCGTGCTCCTCCAGGTCGGGTCGCCTGAGCAGTTCGCGCAGCTCGACGACACCCTGCGAGAGTGCGGTCTCGCCGCGATCGAGGTGCGCAGCCTCGCCGGCGGCGCCCTCGCAGCGCTGCGCCCTCAGTGA
- a CDS encoding DUF5709 domain-containing protein: protein MSNDAQMQPEDSLVDRGVDDVLDEGFSPPEKPRGVFAKGVTADEQLEGESLEDRLAQEEPDDTGITPSDASDDRDLDDRELNDPTEAYAGDERSGRLVAPDEGSGLDEDQQQLASDVGIDGAGASAEEAAVHTWSEDQLDAIEPDTDDLRPDTP, encoded by the coding sequence ATGAGCAACGACGCGCAGATGCAGCCCGAGGACTCGCTGGTGGACCGAGGTGTCGACGACGTGCTCGACGAAGGATTCTCGCCGCCGGAGAAGCCGCGCGGCGTCTTCGCGAAGGGCGTCACGGCCGACGAGCAGCTCGAAGGTGAGTCGCTGGAGGACCGCCTGGCCCAGGAGGAGCCCGACGACACCGGGATCACGCCTTCGGACGCCAGCGACGACCGCGATCTCGACGACCGTGAGCTGAACGACCCGACGGAGGCCTACGCGGGTGACGAGCGGTCGGGCCGGCTGGTGGCGCCCGACGAGGGCTCCGGCCTCGACGAGGACCAGCAGCAGCTCGCGAGCGACGTCGGCATCGACGGTGCCGGCGCAAGTGCCGAGGAGGCTGCGGTGCACACCTGGAGCGAGGACCAGCTCGACGCGATCGAGCCCGACACGGACGACCTCCGTCCCGACACCCCCTGA
- a CDS encoding glycoside hydrolase family 16 protein → MFATTRWRGSATALRAVVVAIAAATFTSLTISGASTAVAADVPQTFTATESYTQSQTVTVQEWATIGQFVGYGTATATATATATRTHTAGAAWEASYWATWNAWIAASEEATALADAEARPIAQAAAQADAQAQADQAALGYDATASWTTTETVMAEEWATVGQFVGYGAASATATATASGTAHAATQGEADWWASWNAYVAAATAARADADAQARPIALVAAQADAQAQADRHALGYDATASWTTTETVTVDESHWIGDVVGYGSATETATATASGTAHAATQGEADWWALWNAYVAAATQARADADALARPVAKAAAQADAEAKVAAGIEATESWTATETVTANETAVVGDFVGQGTATATKTVTSTKTVVSTSHWEAYYWAVVTAQLDAIEQAKAQADAEARAIALAAAQADAQAQYDAAQVPVDPEGPGDGGTTPTGPVCGTTILKSDGTPWDCTFADEFRGDALDESKWSPLDTFESAFSYGDCFLGDRNIAVSGGVLQLSTVREDEPVTCEHPDGPITADYTSAGVSSLNKFSQSYGRYEIRAAMPQTNGPGIQSALWMLPDDPQYGTWPGSGEIDIAEFYSQFPDRLVPALHYNSLLPWGTRTNNDCLVYRPTDFHTYVLEWTTQKLTVSIDGTTCVDHTISPLAPLVGSAPFDAPFHLNLTQLLGSGDNAFPEGEGVDQATLQVDYVRVWQ, encoded by the coding sequence ATGTTCGCCACCACTCGGTGGCGTGGTTCGGCGACCGCACTTCGTGCCGTCGTCGTGGCCATCGCCGCAGCTACCTTCACCAGTCTGACCATCTCGGGCGCGTCCACCGCTGTCGCGGCCGACGTGCCGCAGACCTTCACGGCGACGGAGTCCTACACGCAGTCCCAGACCGTGACCGTCCAGGAATGGGCGACGATCGGTCAGTTCGTCGGGTACGGCACCGCGACGGCCACGGCCACCGCGACGGCGACCCGCACCCACACGGCCGGTGCCGCGTGGGAGGCGAGCTACTGGGCCACCTGGAACGCCTGGATCGCCGCCTCCGAGGAGGCGACCGCCCTGGCCGATGCCGAGGCGCGTCCGATCGCCCAGGCCGCCGCGCAGGCTGATGCCCAGGCGCAGGCCGACCAGGCCGCCCTCGGCTACGACGCCACGGCGTCGTGGACCACGACGGAGACCGTCATGGCCGAGGAGTGGGCGACCGTGGGCCAGTTCGTGGGGTACGGCGCCGCGAGCGCCACCGCCACCGCGACCGCCTCGGGCACGGCGCACGCCGCGACCCAGGGCGAGGCCGACTGGTGGGCCAGCTGGAACGCGTACGTGGCCGCCGCCACCGCGGCGCGGGCGGATGCCGACGCGCAGGCGCGTCCGATCGCCCTGGTCGCGGCGCAGGCTGATGCTCAGGCGCAGGCCGACCGCCACGCCCTCGGGTACGACGCCACCGCGTCGTGGACCACGACCGAGACCGTCACGGTCGACGAGTCGCACTGGATCGGCGACGTCGTCGGCTACGGCTCCGCGACGGAGACCGCCACCGCCACCGCCTCCGGCACGGCGCACGCCGCGACCCAGGGTGAGGCCGACTGGTGGGCGTTGTGGAACGCGTACGTGGCTGCGGCCACGCAGGCACGCGCCGACGCGGACGCGCTGGCGCGTCCGGTCGCCAAGGCCGCGGCGCAGGCCGATGCCGAGGCGAAGGTCGCCGCGGGCATCGAGGCCACCGAGTCCTGGACCGCGACGGAGACCGTCACGGCCAACGAGACCGCCGTCGTCGGCGACTTCGTGGGTCAAGGCACCGCCACCGCGACCAAGACGGTCACCTCGACCAAGACCGTCGTGTCGACCTCGCACTGGGAGGCCTACTACTGGGCCGTCGTCACGGCGCAGCTCGATGCGATCGAGCAGGCCAAGGCTCAGGCCGACGCCGAGGCCCGGGCCATCGCACTCGCGGCGGCGCAGGCTGATGCTCAGGCGCAGTACGACGCGGCGCAGGTGCCGGTCGATCCCGAGGGTCCGGGCGACGGCGGTACGACGCCGACCGGTCCGGTCTGCGGGACCACGATCCTCAAGAGCGACGGCACCCCGTGGGACTGCACGTTCGCCGACGAGTTCCGTGGCGACGCCCTCGACGAGTCCAAGTGGAGCCCGCTCGACACCTTCGAGTCGGCCTTCTCCTACGGCGACTGCTTCCTCGGGGATCGCAACATCGCGGTCAGCGGGGGCGTGCTGCAGCTGTCCACGGTGCGCGAGGACGAGCCCGTCACCTGCGAGCACCCGGACGGCCCGATCACGGCGGACTACACGTCCGCCGGGGTGTCGAGCCTCAACAAGTTCTCGCAGTCCTACGGACGCTACGAGATCCGGGCCGCGATGCCGCAGACCAACGGTCCGGGCATCCAGTCCGCGCTGTGGATGCTGCCCGACGACCCGCAGTACGGCACGTGGCCCGGGTCGGGCGAGATCGACATCGCCGAGTTCTACTCGCAGTTCCCCGACCGCCTGGTCCCGGCGCTGCACTACAACTCGCTGCTGCCGTGGGGCACGCGGACGAACAACGACTGCCTGGTCTACCGGCCGACCGACTTCCACACCTACGTGCTGGAGTGGACGACGCAGAAGCTCACGGTCTCGATCGACGGAACGACGTGCGTCGACCACACGATCAGCCCGTTGGCCCCGCTCGTGGGATCGGCGCCGTTCGACGCGCCGTTCCACCTGAACCTGACGCAGCTGCTCGGCTCGGGCGACAACGCGTTCCCGGAGGGCGAGGGCGTCGACCAGGCGACCCTCCAGGTCGACTACGTCAGGGTCTGGCAGTGA
- a CDS encoding GAF and ANTAR domain-containing protein has protein sequence MSPDTVSPDTISPGTSSPSHGPGLAEILLALHESTDSEQTVQRVAEFARSAIQCDDAGVLLTHARHRVETAAATSLAVGQAHQLQVELDEGPCLEALEHRDTIYRVADAARELRWPQWSRAVVELGYRSVVSVPIATKERCYGSLNVYAARPDAFDDDDVAVTTILARHASVALTSSRDVEGLRRAVDSRKLIGMAMGLVMERYGVEPDQAFEVLRRYSQDRNVKLRDVARGIVEDRTLPSL, from the coding sequence ATGAGCCCCGACACCGTCAGCCCCGACACCATCAGCCCCGGCACGTCGTCCCCATCCCACGGGCCCGGTCTGGCCGAGATCCTCCTCGCCCTCCACGAGTCGACCGACAGCGAGCAGACCGTGCAGCGGGTCGCCGAGTTCGCGAGGTCGGCCATCCAGTGCGACGACGCCGGGGTGCTGCTGACGCACGCGCGCCACCGCGTCGAGACCGCTGCCGCCACCAGCCTCGCCGTCGGGCAGGCGCACCAGCTGCAGGTCGAGCTCGACGAGGGCCCCTGCCTCGAGGCGCTCGAGCACCGCGACACGATCTACCGCGTGGCCGACGCCGCCCGCGAGCTGCGCTGGCCGCAGTGGAGCCGCGCCGTGGTCGAGCTGGGCTACCGCAGCGTCGTCAGCGTCCCGATCGCCACGAAGGAGCGGTGCTACGGGTCGCTCAACGTCTACGCGGCGCGACCCGACGCCTTCGACGACGACGACGTCGCCGTCACCACGATCCTGGCGCGGCACGCTTCCGTGGCCCTCACCTCGAGCCGGGACGTCGAGGGCCTGCGGCGCGCGGTGGACTCCCGCAAGCTGATCGGCATGGCGATGGGCCTGGTCATGGAGCGCTACGGTGTCGAGCCCGACCAGGCGTTCGAGGTCCTGCGACGGTACTCGCAGGACCGCAACGTCAAACTGCGCGACGTCGCGCGCGGGATCGTCGAGGACCGGACGCTGCCGTCGCTGTGA
- a CDS encoding alcohol dehydrogenase catalytic domain-containing protein: MKALTWQGRRDVRVEDVPDPAIEQDNDVIIEVTTTGLCGSDLHLYETLGPFLHPGDVLGHEAMGVVVEKGPAVPDLAVGDRVVVPFQISCGSCFMCDRGLHTQCETTQVTEHGMGAQLFGYTDLYGSVPGGQAQFLRVPHADFGPLKIESDLPDERFVYLSDVVPTAWQSVEYTGVQLGETLLVVGLGPIGEMAARIALHRGIRVLGIDLVGARLRRSALLGVETIELGPHSSDQVRDLTAGRGADAVIDAVGMEAHGSPFAEAAQRVAGMLPDALAQPLMKNASVDRLSALRLAIDAARRGATISLAGVYAGAADTLPMQTIFDKQLTIRTGQANVRRWLDDALPLALADGDPLGLETFATHRLPLAQAPEAYATFQAKDDDAIKVVFTP, translated from the coding sequence ATGAAGGCACTCACCTGGCAGGGACGCCGCGACGTCCGCGTGGAGGACGTCCCCGACCCCGCGATCGAGCAGGACAACGACGTCATCATCGAGGTCACGACCACGGGCCTCTGCGGATCCGATCTGCACCTCTACGAGACGCTCGGCCCCTTCCTGCACCCCGGGGACGTCCTCGGGCACGAGGCCATGGGGGTCGTCGTCGAGAAGGGGCCGGCGGTGCCCGATCTCGCGGTCGGTGACCGCGTCGTCGTGCCGTTCCAGATCAGCTGCGGGTCGTGCTTCATGTGCGACCGGGGCCTGCACACGCAGTGCGAGACGACGCAGGTGACCGAGCACGGCATGGGCGCCCAGCTCTTCGGCTACACCGACCTGTACGGCTCCGTCCCGGGCGGTCAGGCCCAGTTCCTGCGCGTGCCGCACGCGGACTTCGGCCCGCTCAAGATCGAGTCCGACCTCCCCGACGAGCGGTTCGTGTACCTGTCGGACGTCGTCCCGACGGCGTGGCAGTCGGTCGAGTACACCGGGGTCCAGCTGGGCGAGACCCTGCTCGTCGTCGGGCTGGGGCCGATCGGCGAGATGGCCGCCCGCATCGCCCTGCACCGCGGCATCCGCGTGCTCGGCATCGACCTCGTCGGCGCACGGTTGCGCCGCTCGGCGCTGCTCGGCGTCGAGACGATCGAGCTGGGCCCCCACTCCTCCGACCAGGTGCGCGACCTCACCGCCGGTCGCGGGGCCGATGCCGTGATCGACGCGGTCGGGATGGAGGCGCACGGGTCACCGTTCGCCGAGGCTGCGCAGCGCGTGGCCGGCATGCTGCCGGACGCGCTCGCCCAACCGCTCATGAAGAACGCCAGTGTCGACCGACTGTCGGCACTGCGCCTGGCCATCGACGCCGCTCGCCGTGGCGCCACGATCTCGCTGGCGGGCGTGTACGCGGGCGCGGCCGACACCCTGCCGATGCAGACGATCTTCGACAAGCAGCTCACGATCCGCACCGGGCAGGCCAACGTGCGCCGCTGGCTCGACGACGCGCTGCCGCTGGCGTTGGCGGACGGCGACCCGCTGGGCCTGGAGACGTTCGCGACGCACCGCCTGCCGCTGGCCCAGGCGCCCGAGGCCTACGCCACCTTCCAGGCCAAGGACGACGACGCCATCAAGGTCGTCTTCACCCCCTGA
- a CDS encoding GPGG-motif small membrane protein produces the protein MDLILWIIAVVLVVSGVFALLRKEMVWGIVLIVVGLLVGPGGVSLFS, from the coding sequence ATGGATCTCATCCTGTGGATCATCGCTGTTGTCCTCGTCGTCTCGGGCGTCTTCGCGCTGCTGCGCAAGGAGATGGTCTGGGGCATCGTCCTGATCGTCGTGGGTCTGCTCGTCGGACCGGGCGGCGTCAGCCTCTTCAGTTGA
- a CDS encoding DUF7218 family protein: protein MPEKDTPNSLKNPEMYESLRDDGASKEKAARISNAAAQKGRSESSVGAKGGRSGSYEDWTVDELRDRAKELGLSGYSDLRKDELVEALRDH, encoded by the coding sequence ATGCCGGAGAAGGACACACCGAACAGCCTGAAGAACCCCGAGATGTACGAGTCGCTGCGCGACGACGGGGCCTCGAAGGAGAAGGCGGCGCGCATCTCGAACGCCGCCGCGCAGAAGGGCCGGTCCGAGTCGAGCGTCGGCGCCAAGGGTGGCCGGTCCGGCTCGTACGAGGACTGGACCGTCGACGAGCTGCGGGACCGGGCCAAGGAGCTCGGACTGAGCGGCTACTCCGACCTGCGCAAGGACGAGCTCGTCGAGGCCCTCCGCGACCACTGA
- a CDS encoding sigma-70 family RNA polymerase sigma factor yields MAATTHDQHLLILDHLPLAARLARGYRGRGVDADDLEQVARLALVKAAAGFDEERGAFAAFATATIRGELKRHFRDRAWGVRPPRRVQELQARLGAEHDGTDITTAQITDLSQRLGVSAGDLTEAAAARGCYSPDSIDAALDAGHEMGGIDTRLELVDDWVTFARICRDLSRPDRQLLQWRFVDDLTQQEIADQLGISQMQVSRRIAALLARLRSAAEGTAAPTAA; encoded by the coding sequence ATGGCTGCCACCACGCACGATCAACACCTGCTCATTTTGGACCATCTCCCGCTCGCCGCACGACTTGCGCGCGGCTACCGCGGTCGGGGCGTCGACGCGGACGACCTCGAGCAGGTCGCCCGCCTCGCGCTCGTGAAGGCGGCGGCGGGGTTCGACGAGGAACGCGGCGCCTTCGCCGCATTCGCGACCGCCACGATTCGCGGCGAGCTCAAGCGCCACTTCCGCGACCGGGCCTGGGGCGTGCGTCCGCCGAGGCGGGTGCAGGAGCTCCAGGCACGTCTCGGCGCCGAGCACGACGGCACCGACATCACGACGGCCCAGATCACCGACCTGTCGCAGCGCCTCGGCGTCTCGGCCGGCGACCTGACCGAGGCCGCCGCGGCTCGCGGCTGCTACTCGCCCGACTCGATCGACGCGGCACTCGACGCCGGACACGAGATGGGTGGCATCGACACCCGCCTCGAGCTCGTCGACGACTGGGTGACGTTCGCGCGGATCTGCCGCGACCTCTCGCGCCCAGACCGCCAGCTGTTGCAGTGGCGGTTCGTCGACGACCTGACCCAGCAGGAGATCGCCGACCAGCTCGGCATCAGCCAGATGCAGGTGTCGCGACGTATCGCGGCGCTCCTGGCTCGACTGCGGTCCGCGGCGGAGGGCACCGCGGCGCCGACCGCCGCCTGA
- a CDS encoding IS256 family transposase → MALDQSALLELLGELKDTDVTDRIRIATQKLYQELIDAEAAAAIGAAPFERTPERVTQRNGSRPKTVTTTAGQLDLRIPKLRAGSFFPSLLERRRRVDQALFAVVMEAYVHGVSTRKVDDLVRALGADTGISKSEVSRICVNLDEDVAAFRERPLDQMAYPYVFVDATYCKARVGRRVVSQAIVVAVGVAADGRREVLGFDVGDTESEPFWTDFFRSLKARGLSGVQLVVSDAHTGLMAAISTCFAGAAWQRCRVHFMRNVLARVPKVAGPMVAAIIRTIFVPRGKRELVRAQFDEVVTMLTRSHPAVADMLDDAREDLLAFAEFPPGHWQQIWSTNPLERLNKEIKRRTNVVGVFPNPAALLRLAGHVLIEQHDEWDSADRRYFSENSMKLLTAASIELEEVGIAAIDAA, encoded by the coding sequence ATGGCTCTTGACCAGTCTGCCCTCCTCGAGCTGCTCGGGGAACTCAAGGACACCGATGTCACCGATCGGATCCGGATCGCGACGCAGAAGCTCTACCAGGAATTGATTGATGCCGAGGCCGCGGCGGCGATCGGCGCGGCCCCGTTTGAGCGGACTCCCGAGCGGGTGACGCAACGTAATGGCAGCCGGCCGAAGACGGTCACGACGACGGCCGGTCAGTTGGATCTGCGGATCCCGAAGCTGCGTGCCGGTTCGTTCTTTCCCTCGCTGCTCGAACGACGCCGTCGGGTCGACCAAGCGCTCTTCGCGGTGGTGATGGAGGCCTACGTTCACGGCGTCAGCACCCGCAAGGTCGACGACCTCGTCCGGGCGCTCGGTGCTGACACGGGTATCTCGAAGTCCGAGGTCTCACGGATCTGCGTCAATCTCGACGAGGACGTCGCCGCGTTCCGAGAGCGCCCGCTCGATCAGATGGCCTATCCGTATGTGTTCGTCGATGCGACCTACTGCAAAGCCAGAGTCGGCCGGCGGGTCGTGTCCCAGGCGATCGTGGTCGCGGTCGGCGTCGCCGCTGACGGCCGCCGTGAGGTCCTGGGATTCGACGTCGGAGACACCGAGTCCGAACCGTTCTGGACCGACTTCTTCCGCTCCCTGAAGGCCCGCGGCCTGTCCGGGGTCCAGCTGGTCGTCTCCGACGCCCACACCGGCCTGATGGCCGCGATCAGCACCTGCTTCGCCGGCGCTGCCTGGCAACGTTGCCGGGTCCACTTCATGCGCAACGTCCTCGCGCGAGTGCCCAAGGTCGCCGGCCCGATGGTCGCCGCGATCATCCGCACGATCTTCGTCCCACGCGGCAAGCGAGAGCTGGTCCGGGCCCAGTTCGACGAGGTCGTCACCATGCTCACCCGCTCCCATCCGGCGGTCGCGGACATGCTCGACGACGCCCGCGAAGACCTCCTCGCGTTCGCGGAGTTCCCACCAGGGCACTGGCAGCAGATCTGGTCGACCAACCCGCTGGAACGGTTGAACAAGGAGATCAAGCGCCGCACGAACGTCGTCGGCGTCTTCCCCAACCCCGCGGCCCTGCTGCGGCTCGCTGGACACGTCCTGATCGAGCAACACGACGAATGGGACAGCGCCGACCGCCGCTACTTCAGCGAGAACTCCATGAAGCTCCTGACCGCCGCATCCATCGAGCTCGAGGAGGTGGGCATCGCCGCGATCGACGCGGCCTAG
- a CDS encoding iron-containing redox enzyme family protein → MLTPKARGPLSAALLDALHGTARPSWDELLPGDEDDVQLSLWTLYELSFRGFDDVDAALEWDPHLLDLRGRLERPLEARWRERAADVEVGEPFADGLMRLIEADDGASLAAVVQRGATREQVLELLRWRSVYHLKEADPTSFTLPRLPVRAQAALAALQYDEYGGGDPARLHRHLFARGMSDAGLRPDEGAYVDDAPAIVLEQNNALSMFGLHRRLRGASLGHLAAFEATSSLPSRKMAAGIRRVGLPETVADYYDEHVEADAVHEQLAVRMICGTLVEDEPQTRPDVVLGAFTCLDLENRFAEWALDRWAA, encoded by the coding sequence GTGCTGACGCCGAAGGCCCGGGGGCCGCTGTCCGCGGCGCTGCTCGACGCGCTCCACGGGACCGCGCGTCCGTCGTGGGACGAGCTCCTGCCCGGCGACGAGGACGATGTCCAGCTGAGTCTCTGGACCCTCTACGAGCTGAGCTTCCGCGGCTTCGACGACGTCGATGCCGCCCTGGAGTGGGACCCGCACCTGCTCGACCTGCGGGGGCGCCTGGAGCGCCCCCTGGAGGCGCGGTGGCGCGAGCGCGCCGCCGACGTCGAGGTCGGCGAGCCGTTCGCCGACGGCCTGATGCGGCTGATCGAGGCCGACGACGGGGCCTCGCTGGCAGCCGTCGTGCAGCGGGGAGCGACCCGCGAGCAGGTGCTCGAGCTGCTGCGCTGGCGCAGCGTCTACCACCTGAAGGAGGCCGACCCGACCTCCTTCACCCTGCCTCGCCTGCCGGTGCGGGCTCAGGCGGCCCTGGCCGCGCTTCAGTACGACGAGTACGGCGGCGGTGATCCGGCGCGGCTCCACCGACACCTGTTCGCCCGTGGCATGTCCGACGCGGGTCTGCGTCCTGACGAGGGCGCCTACGTCGACGATGCGCCAGCCATCGTGCTCGAGCAGAACAACGCCCTGTCGATGTTCGGCCTCCACCGGCGCCTCCGCGGCGCCTCCCTCGGTCACCTCGCCGCGTTCGAGGCCACCAGCTCGCTCCCGTCACGCAAGATGGCCGCCGGGATCCGACGGGTGGGCCTGCCCGAGACCGTGGCCGACTACTACGACGAGCACGTCGAGGCCGATGCCGTCCACGAGCAGCTCGCCGTCCGGATGATCTGCGGGACGCTCGTCGAGGACGAGCCGCAGACGCGGCCCGACGTGGTCCTCGGCGCCTTCACGTGTCTGGACCTCGAGAACCGGTTCGCCGAGTGGGCCCTGGACCGGTGGGCCGCATGA
- a CDS encoding CDGSH iron-sulfur domain-containing protein produces the protein MSDDQPDEGPQARPDVVLCAGGPMLVFGDLVVEDAEGERHRTHRPVSAVCRCGKSASAPWCDGTHKALPARLRP, from the coding sequence ATGAGCGACGACCAGCCCGACGAGGGCCCGCAGGCGCGGCCGGACGTCGTCCTCTGCGCCGGCGGGCCGATGCTGGTGTTCGGCGACCTGGTGGTCGAGGACGCCGAGGGCGAGCGGCACCGGACGCACCGTCCCGTCAGCGCCGTGTGCCGGTGCGGGAAGTCGGCCTCCGCGCCCTGGTGCGACGGCACCCACAAGGCCCTCCCGGCCAGGCTCCGCCCATAG